From the genome of Phocoena phocoena chromosome 18, mPhoPho1.1, whole genome shotgun sequence, one region includes:
- the MTRF1 gene encoding peptide chain release factor 1, mitochondrial: MNRHLFVWLFRHPCLTGHHQCHVHLHSHQLTQIPLDTRLWVFRRNRNHILHGLLSENWSRRYCHQDTRMLWKHKGLQKYMEDLSKEYQTLDHRLQHISVSEGDRRSLNQRHAELAPLAVIYKEIQEAEQAIEELESMCKSLNKQDEKQLQELALEERQTILQKINMLYSELLQSLVPKEKYDKNDVILEVTSGRTTGGDICQQFTREIFDMYQNYSSYKHWKFELLNYTPADYGGLHHAAARISGDNVYKHLKYEGGIHRVQRIPEVGLSSRMQRIHTGTMSVIVLPQPDEVDVKVDPKDLRIDTFRAKGAGGQHVNTTDSAVRLVHVPTGLVVECQQERSQMKNKEIALRVLRARLYQQIIEKEKCQQQSVRKLQVGTRAQSERIRTYNFTQDRVTDHRIAYEVRNIKEFLCGEKCLDQLIQRLLQSADEETINEFLDENLKSAK, from the exons ATGAATCGTCACctgtttgtttggctttttagACATCCGTGTCTTACTGGGCACCACCAGTGCCATGTCCATCTCCATTCTCATCAGCTTACACAGATACCTCTTGACACAAGGCTGTGGGTTTTTAGACGAAACAGGAATCACATTCTCCATGGTCTGTTAAGTGAGAATTGGTCCAGGAGATATTGTCATCAAGATACCAGGATGCTCTGGAAGCATAAAGGACTACAGAAATACATGGAGGACCTGAGTAAGGAGTACCAAACACTTGATCATCGTTTGCAGCATATCTCTGTGAGTGAAGGGGACCGGAGGTCCTTGAATCAACGGCATGCTGAGCTGGCTCCGCTTGCAGTCATTTACAAAGAAATTCAGGAGGCTGAACAAGCCATTGAAGAATTAGAATCAATGTGTAAAA GTctaaataaacaagatgaaaagcagTTACAAGAGCTTGCTTTGGAAGAGAGGCAAACCATTCTTCAGAAAATCAACATGTTATACAGTGAG cttctccaGAGTCTAGTGCCAAAGgagaaatatgacaaaaatgatgTTATTTTAGAGGTGACATCTGGAAGAACTACTGGag gTGATATCTGCCAACAATTTACCCGGGAAATATTTGATATGTATCAGAATTATTCAAGCTACAAACACTGGAAATTTGAACTTCTGAATTATACACCAGCTGATTATG GTGGGCTACATCATGCAGCCGCAAGAATTTCCGGTGACAATGTCTATAAGCATTTGAAGTATGAAGGTGGGATTCACCGAGTTCAGCGAATTCCTGAGGTGGGCCTGTCGTCAAGGATGCAGCGTATTCACACGGGAACGATGTCGGTTATTGTCCTCCCTCAACCGGATGAG GTAGATGTGAAAGTGGACCCCAAGGATTTACGAATAGATACATTTCGAGCCAAAGGAGCAGGAGGGCAGCATGTTAATACAACAGATAGTGCTGTCAGACTTGTCCATGTCCCCACAG GACTTGTAGTAGAATGCCAACAAGAACGAtcacagatgaaaaataaagaaatagcttTGCGTGTGTTGAGAGCTAGACTCTACCAGCAGATTATTGAGAAAGAGAAGTGTCAACAACAGAGTGTGAGAAAACTGCAG GTGGGAACAAGAGCCCAGTCAGAGAGAATTCGGACATATAATTTCACCCAGGATAGAGTCACTGACCACAGGATAGCATATGAAGTTCGTAATATTAAG